The Cryptococcus neoformans var. grubii H99 chromosome 8, complete sequence DNA window agagatgatggagataGTCGAGCTGCTAGCCCACAAAAAAGGATAAGAAAGGCTCCTGGAGGATCTATGGCAAATAGGAAAATGGAAGCGCCTGGAATGGGAGCAAATATGGATGGAGAAATCAATATTCAAGTGGTCGTGCGATGCCGGTACGTCTTTGTATAGTTTCATCAGTTTGATGTTGACACTCTATCATATCAGTGGACGCTCACAACAAGAGGTGGATCAAGCATCTCCAgtcatcaccaccaccactgGTCCGATATCCAAGATGGTCACCGTCGAAACTACTCCATTACCGTCAGCGACCTCGTCAACATTCACGACGGCGTCAACATACGGTGGAACTCACCAGCCGACCACAAAAACGTATCCTTTTGACAAGGTTTTTGGGCCAGAAGCCGACCAAACAATGGTTTTTAATGAGGTTGCTGAAGGAATGCTGGGAGAAGTTCTGTCAGGATACAATTGTACCATTTTTGCTTACGGGCAGACTGGTACTGGAAAAACGTATGTGTGATCTCTTGAATTGGCACAGTAATCCTGACCTTTTATTAGCTATACTATGCAAGGCGACCTCGAGCTCACGAACCTTGACGCTCCCAAATCAACGGCCGGTATCGTTCCGAGGGTCCTTCACCGTCTTTTCAGCATCCTCGAATCTCAAGCCGACACCGAGTACTCGGTCAAATGCTCTTACGTAGAACTGTACAATGAAGAGCTTCGAGATCTCCTAGCGCCGGAGTATAGAGGTGAACAAAGTGGGACTGGCGGACTAAAGCTgtatgaagatggaaagaaggggacTATGATTCAGGGCCTGGAAGAGACAGGCGTGAGGAACTTGAAAGAGGCTTTGGGTATGTTGGACAAAGGAgtgaagagaagacagACTGCCGAGACAAAGATGAACACCGAATCTTCGTATGTCAAGTCATATTTTCAGAAAATCTACAGTTAACAGCTCTGCAGCCGATCACATACAATTTTCTCTATCACAGTCCATGTTAAAGAGAGCGGAATGCAAAGGGGAGGCGAGGACATGCTTCGAATCGGAAAATTCAATCTAGTCGATCTTGCTGGCTCGGAAGCTATTGGCCGTTCTGGTGCCACAGACAAGCGCGCTCGCGAGGCCGGTATGATTAACCAGTCTCTCCTCACCCTCGGGCGAGTCATTTCGGCCCTTGTCGAGAAAGGCAGTCACATTCCTTATCGAGAATCAAAACTTACTCGACTACTGCAAGATTCACTGGGCGGTAGAACAAAAACTTGCATCGTCGCAACTATCAGTCCCACCCGGTCCAACATGGAAGAAACTCTTTCCACTCTTGATTACGCCATCCGCGCCAAGTCTATCCGTAACCGACCTGAAGTCAACGCTCATCTTACGAAGACCGGCTTGCTCAAAGAATATGTCGGGGACATCGAGCGTCTCAAAGCAGAACTTGCTGCGAcaagagagaagaacggAATATATATTCCCGAGGATCAATGGCGGCAGATGCACGAAATTCAGGTGAAGCAAAAATCAGACTATGACGAGGCCAAACTCAAGGCGAGCGTTATTGAAGTTGCTTTGGAtacgaagaaaaaggagttTGATGAAGTCAGTGTGCGGTTACTTGCGACAGTCGATGAACTTGCTCAAGTAAGGGAAGCTGAGAAGCAACTGACGGGAATGCTTGACGAAACGAAGATCGTACTTGACACTATCAAGGCAAGGCTGGATGAGGAGACAATCATTAGCCAGGCGTATATGCAAGGTGAGGAGAGACTAGACGCAGTTGCCGGAGGCTTGAAGAAAGTGGCCACTGAGAGCGTCAATGACGTTGGAGGATTGTTTGAAAAGATCGGTAGGTTTGCAATCCCTAATGAAGTATTCGTCCACTCACACTCAGTACCAGCCCGAAAGGCCAAGGTACTCGGGTCCAACGCAAGCGCAGCTACTCAATTCGGCGGTGAACTGCAGGGGCTCTCCCAGGGCCTTCGTAACGGTTTATCGCAGCTGCAGTCAGCTCATGATAATTTCGGGCAAGAAGTCCAAATCGAAATGGAAGCCTATGCCCTCAAAGGACAGCAAGCTACAAAACATGACCTTGCTGCTCTTGATCGATCCTTCATAGCTTTCAACGACCTCTCCCAAAAACTTGCTGCGTCAAATGAGAAAGGTCAGCGTGAAGCATCCGATTTAAGCAAGTCCTTGTTGGCtgtcaaggatgagatgCAGAATTCTGTTCGCGAATGGGCGCAGGGTGTGAGCGAGAGAAGCAAGTCCATGGTCGATGAACTACTCGgacatcaacaacagcacCTCACAGCCGTCAGTTCAGTACTCGAATCTACTGCCAGTCTTGTCGACGCAATTATCGCTACCACACAAGAACACCTCGCGGCTGAATCAGCATCTGCTCTTCGTGCGCGTGATCTTGCTATAcaaacatcatcatccgaaATCACCCGCCTCCGCTCCCAGAACCACCTCTTGGCCAAACTCCTTTCCGAAGAAAAAGCGAAGACGACCAAGCTTCGCACCGAACTCATTGGTAACTTGACGAGTATGATTGAGAGTTTCACGGATGAACAAGATAAGGGCTTGAATGCGGTGGTCGGCAAGGTCAAGATGGAGAACGAGAAGAGtgttgaggagatggaagaatttGGCGAGGAAACGAGGAGAgtgtgggaagaaggggatagGAGAAGAAAGTTGTTCGAGGATGAGGTTAGATCGGGCGGTGAAAGAGTGGTATTgcaaaaaggagaaggtcaGCTGGCTCTGGGGCAAGTTCGTGAAGGTTTGAGAGAGAGGCTAGAGAGCTATGGTCAAGAAACAATGGGAGAGGCAGAAGCGCACGTTGAAGTGGTGGATGGTTTGTGCAAtaagatggggaagagtGCTACAAATGGTATGTCTTTACTTTCCATGATTATCACGCTAATGATGATATTAGTTGCGAACAAATCAACAGCtcgaggaaagaagaattcAGAGATTATCGAAGCTTTGGCGAAGAACGTGAAATCCACGCATCAAGCCTCCCAAGCAAGATCTTCTGCCATGGCAGACTCTATTGACAGCCTTACTTCCACTCTTCTTACCTCTGTGAGTATCCTGCTGTCCACTAGTTAGTTGATTAAGCTGACATGCTCGCATGACCTAGCAatcgtcatcttccgcCACTTTCTCACAAGCCTACTCTGCAACCGAGTCTAATCTCAACTCTATTATGTCCTCCACTGCCAATTTCCTGCAGTCTGGTATCCAAGAAGATATTCCTACCGGTATTACTCCACGTAAGAAAGTATGGAACGTCCAGGCCGAATGGGAGAGGACAGGACCCAGAGAAGCGGTTTTGGCGAGCtggagaaaaagacaagagTCGGCGAGACAACCAGAAAACGAAATGGGGTTAGAGATTACCAATGACGAGGCGAGGGAAGCAGCCGACGAGGTTCTGGGAAACGGGCTCTCTCTAACTGAATCCCTGCCCTCAAGAGAGGATACCATTACCATCATGTCCCGAACAAGCTCTCGCGAGCCAACCCCAACGGAtatccctcctcccctaTTGATATCCAGCACGCGTACCTCTTCTGGTCAGACAATACCGACTCGATCGAAACTGACAAAATCAACAACcgggaagaagcttgatAATGAAATCGCCGACGAATCCCGGCCTGCGGTGACAGTTttgggagaaggtggagTGAATCTTCCGAGGCGCGTTGGACGTAGGTATTAGAAGAGTAATCTAATGCATTTTAGTAAATGGTAGAATTAATTTTAATTACTTAATAATGGACATTTTTGAGTTTGTTTCCAGACTTCGATGATAGATGTACAGTGACATGCATGTGGTATCTTCTGGCCCGGGTATACAAGGAAAATTAGGTATAAGGTATAACGATTCTGATATTATAAAACGGAAAGAAACATCGATGCTGTGTACGTAGGAAAGAATAATGAAGAAAATCCCAAAGAAGATTTATATGGACCGAGCATATGTGACGCAACCGTCCTTACACGTCATACGTCATTAAGCAGGGCCTCCTGTACTACTATATGATTACGATGCAGCAACTAAAGCATTCCCCAcgtttcttcttgcttctgGTCGTAAAACAGACTCCCCTTTCTATAATAGTCTCTCACAGTCGGTCCCATTCgcgctcttcttccatccattTTTGCACGAGTAGACTTCGCAAACCCCTTGGTTGCATCCCATCCATTTGGCACCAGGAATGACAGTGCAGTCCTTGCCAGTGCCCATGCTCTCGCAACCTCCACAAGATTGCAAGTCGGCCAAAGGGTCGAGACACTCGTATTGGCCGGAGGAACTGAAATCACCGATTGGGCAAGCAGCAAGACCAGAAGGACAAAGAGCGCCCTTGGCGTTGGCTGCGAGACCATAAGACAAAGATGCAGTGAGCGCTTCTTGAAACCGTCGAGCTACTCGTTTGTGGTTGGTGCTCTTGCCGGTGGGAGTAGTGCATTTGCCATTGGTAACTTGAGAGCCAAAAGGACAGCAGACGCCCGTCTCACCAACCTCAGGCTGATTGACAGGACAACAGACGGTTTGAAAAGCCTTCCTGCCAGACTTGCAGCAGATGCTTTTGCCCTTGGAAGTTTGCTGATAAACGTAGCCGTTGGAGATGTCGCAGATGGGCTCACACTTGCCTTTAGAAGAGTTATACTCATAACCAGTCTGACAGTTGGTGATACATCTGCCACTGGAACCGTTTTCGATCTGACCCTTGGGGCAGCAAACCGTCCTGTAGCCAGTCCAGCCGAAGGTACCGGAAGGACAACAGATTCCGTTAGAGGTGTATGTGGGGCAAGAGAGGGCAGGAGTGCATTGGGAACCGTTACGCTTGCAGCCGACAGCACCGCAGCACTTGCCGTTTTTGTAAGTCTGACCACGAGGACAACAGCCACCGTTGGAAGAAGTCTTATGAGGGTCGCAAGTGGTGGAGCCACATTGGCCATTGGAGGAACGCGAGAGAGAACCACAAGTGTAACTACCGGAGCCGTCACAGACGGGTTGGGAGTGATCGGGGTAGAAATGAAAGCTGCCTTTAGAACTAATCTGTGACGAAAATCAGCATCGTCGGCATTATCAGGGGAAGATAGGGAGGGTTGATTCACCTGAGAAGATATGACAGTCCTCCATGAGCTGCTGATACCATGATTGTTGCAGAATGATTCTACATCGCTTTCGCAAAGACAGCCGAAGTCGTACTTGAAACCCAACCAAATACCAGAGACTGTGGTACATTTGAGAGTGGAGCCCCTTGAAGTAGAAGCAGTAGCCCGACGTTCATTAGATCCCAGGGTGAAATTGGATACTGCACGGGCAGAGGCGCTCTCGTAGAGGAGACATAcaacgaggaggagggaagggaagatagaggaaaggagcaTGGCTATTATCGACAGGTATTGGAGTAAAAAGGACTTTATCAGTAAAAGATCTGTACAAAGATTAGGGGCAAAGGAGGTCGTTTCAATGGGTCTGCTTCTCAGATTGagaggggagaggaagagaacgaAGATCAGTGCTACTTATAGGCTTTCGCTTTGCTGTAGTTCGCAAAACATGCCAGAAATTCACCAAACCAACCCGGCTCATGCGGAAAGGGTCCCAACCCCATTTTGAAACAACATGTTTGAACTTTTCTATTGTCAGCCCAAGGGATGGCGGGAAAAGATGTCTTAAGAGGGACGATCTGGGGTataacatcttcatctcatcTAATACCCTACAGGAAAAGGCTCGGGCCTGACAGCAGAAATGTGACAGACAGAGTAAGAGGCCCTATCCCGCCTTTCGTCTAATTCCCTTTCAGTCTGAAGATCGGCAGAGAAATAGAAGGACTGATACTCGGGACATTGTCATATTCGGTGTCCTGCCTCCTTGAGACACGGGCGCTGAGACATTGATAATTAACAAAGGGTGAGCGTTGTATATCGTCCGAAATCGCAGAACTCCATATTGGTAACTGAGAGCAAATTTTCCGTGAGGATCATCTAAAATCTAGGGAAATCTATCAGCCCGCATGAAGATGCGAAAATGGATAATGGAGAGATGGTGATGTTTGATTGAATTAACTGAAGCCGACGGAAGCGAATGATCCTGTAAGCACCAGTGCTGAAAGGAGATCGCATTTTGGGCGCCATCTGCTTCTCGTCTTCTACCAAGCATCTATAGCGGAAAGCGCCAGCTCCATAATGCTCGTATTGTTGACCAACAAGGATCGTGTTTCGGCTCTCATTTTTGCGACAGACGGGACGTCGTACGCGAAACGATGATGTAGTGTCATGCCGTGGTTTTCGGGACCAGAGGTTCTAACATGATATTTGCTATCTACGAAGGTCGGGTAGAATTCTCGCTTTGCATAGATGATAATGCACTTTCATCCGTATTAAGCGGGGTTCGAGCAAATAATCAAGCATTGTTGCCAAGGCCCCCGACTTCATGAAAAGGGCTGATTACAGATTACAGGTCACGAGGTTTCGGGTGAAGCTGAGCGTTAATTTAAGCATTAACAAATAACTGAGTCAAAAGCACCCTGAACCTGAGGATTAAGCAGTTATTCCTAGCTTGGATCGGTAAAGTTACCGTGGACTTCTCTTGTGTCAAATGTCAGATGCCCTATGGTTGTCACCTGTTGGCGATGCAAACCTGGACTGCTTGTAATATTTCGAAAATTGATACATAGAGACATTTTGGTAATAAGGGACAATGCCCAAGTAAGCAAGCTATCGCGTTTAGGGTAACGGGAAGGGATTTGATAACTGAAGCTCTGTTACCGGTTACGCAGCAAGTGATGTCTCAAAATGTACACAAAAGAATTCAGGAATGAAAAACATGCTTATTTTAATCAGCTCAAATAATAGGGGTGCTAATGCGAAGTGATCGCCCGAGAGTTAATTAATTATTGTGACTAAAGATcgacagaagaagggccTCAAACTGTCGATCCGACAAATTACCGATAATTGATCGATGCGAATCCCATAAATACTACCCCTACTGCTGTTCCTACCTCGATCTCACAGGACACAACAACACAGCACATGGTTTCCGTCCTGAGCTCAGAGCTCATTAGGGCCGTGGTACAATTTTTGGCTGTATTAATGACCTACAACAGACTCCCTCACCCGCTGTCTTCAAGATCACAATATAGGACAAGGCGTACACGGGCACATCCAGAACATACAATCCTTTCATTAATCGGCGCAGCGCAACAGAACACGCAACAAATTAGTCAAATAATTTGGGGTGCATGATGCAAGCTCAAGGTTCAAGACAGGGAAGAGCTCCCGCTCTTGACGAAAAGCATAAAAAAGGATAAACCGAAGGCCAGTTCAAATAGGAACCGCCgaatgacgatgaaagatgaaatAGAATTGAAAGTagtttccctttttttccctctcttctggctcctttctccttcttctccagtGTCCAGTGCTGTCCGTGACGACTACATGGTGAGGACTATTTATTCTGCTGTACATACGCTGCGAGCGCGGAGGGAGATTATTGATATGACAGACAGATCGTCTGAAGACCAAAAGAACAAACCGAATGATCCGGCAAATGGTCAATTAGATAATCAAATCAATGGACATGATAGAAACGGATGGGAGCTTCTCATAGCTGTGAGTGCGTAAAAGCGCCAGATCAGCATTGCAAGGCTTCTCTGATTAGTTTCTGGCAGCCGTCTGCCCAGCTGTTGAAATAGCGCCGATAAAGGACGAATGGCAAGTACTTGAGGTACTGAATACTCAACATGGTTTAAATTTGTGGGTTCTCGCAAGGAAGTGTGCAAGAAAGATAAGCAGCGGCCTTCCCTACCTCAAGGGACGGATAAGCAATTCGTCGCAGATCACAAAAAAAGCCTGTTCAATTTTTGGCCCCGCGCTTCACCGCTTGTTCGGTTATTACGTCGCCTTTCTCTTCCGTCCGGCCAAAATATCTACGTATCCATCAGCTGTCATCATGGTCCAATCAGGAAATACGGTAACGTTGTATTAAAATCTGTTTCATGTTCACTCCTGGAGGG harbors:
- a CDS encoding kinesin family member 11, which gives rise to MSRRPTNSRAGMSRIASSASISMPPPSRIPNRPPSVMSVSQASHGRDDGDSRAASPQKRIRKAPGGSMANRKMEAPGMGANMDGEINIQVVVRCRGRSQQEVDQASPVITTTTGPISKMVTVETTPLPSATSSTFTTASTYGGTHQPTTKTYPFDKVFGPEADQTMVFNEVAEGMLGEVLSGYNCTIFAYGQTGTGKTYTMQGDLELTNLDAPKSTAGIVPRVLHRLFSILESQADTEYSVKCSYVELYNEELRDLLAPEYRGEQSGTGGLKLYEDGKKGTMIQGLEETGVRNLKEALGMLDKGVKRRQTAETKMNTESSRSHTIFSITVHVKESGMQRGGEDMLRIGKFNLVDLAGSEAIGRSGATDKRAREAGMINQSLLTLGRVISALVEKGSHIPYRESKLTRLLQDSLGGRTKTCIVATISPTRSNMEETLSTLDYAIRAKSIRNRPEVNAHLTKTGLLKEYVGDIERLKAELAATREKNGIYIPEDQWRQMHEIQVKQKSDYDEAKLKASVIEVALDTKKKEFDEVSVRLLATVDELAQVREAEKQLTGMLDETKIVLDTIKARLDEETIISQAYMQGEERLDAVAGGLKKVATESVNDVGGLFEKIARKAKVLGSNASAATQFGGELQGLSQGLRNGLSQLQSAHDNFGQEVQIEMEAYALKGQQATKHDLAALDRSFIAFNDLSQKLAASNEKGQREASDLSKSLLAVKDEMQNSVREWAQGVSERSKSMVDELLGHQQQHLTAVSSVLESTASLVDAIIATTQEHLAAESASALRARDLAIQTSSSEITRLRSQNHLLAKLLSEEKAKTTKLRTELIGNLTSMIESFTDEQDKGLNAVVGKVKMENEKSVEEMEEFGEETRRVWEEGDRRRKLFEDEVRSGGERVVLQKGEGQLALGQVREGLRERLESYGQETMGEAEAHVEVVDGLCNKMGKSATNVANKSTARGKKNSEIIEALAKNVKSTHQASQARSSAMADSIDSLTSTLLTSQSSSSATFSQAYSATESNLNSIMSSTANFLQSGIQEDIPTGITPRKKVWNVQAEWERTGPREAVLASWRKRQESARQPENEMGLEITNDEAREAADEVLGNGLSLTESLPSREDTITIMSRTSSREPTPTDIPPPLLISSTRTSSGQTIPTRSKLTKSTTGKKLDNEIADESRPAVTVLGEGGVNLPRRVGRRY